From Pseudonocardia autotrophica, one genomic window encodes:
- the secE gene encoding preprotein translocase subunit SecE has protein sequence MSDENESERPDRERPSNAADRRGRRASGGSGGSGADGTPAKGRATPSRAAAAATKEKKVSPIGRIVRFLREVVAELRKVIWPNRSQMVKYTIAVLIFVSFMVTLVFLLDSAFAEGVAFLFGRD, from the coding sequence GTGAGCGACGAGAACGAGTCGGAGCGGCCCGACCGGGAGCGCCCGAGCAACGCCGCCGACCGCCGTGGGCGGCGAGCCTCCGGGGGATCCGGTGGCTCCGGTGCCGACGGCACCCCGGCGAAGGGGCGCGCCACCCCGTCCCGTGCCGCAGCGGCGGCCACCAAGGAGAAGAAGGTCTCTCCGATCGGCCGGATCGTCCGGTTCCTGCGCGAGGTCGTCGCCGAGCTCCGCAAGGTCATCTGGCCGAACCGCTCCCAGATGGTCAAGTACACCATCGCCGTTCTGATCTTCGTGTCGTTCATGGTGACCCTGGTGTTCCTGCTCGACTCGGCGTTCGCCGAGGGCGTCGCGTTCCTGTTCGGCAGGGACTGA
- a CDS encoding MaoC/PaaZ C-terminal domain-containing protein: MSAPLTPGSAAAVAKGDALPSFEVRLTRGDLVRYAGASGDLNPIHWSDRVAGIAGLPGVIAHGMLSMALAGRVLTAWTGDPASVRSYGTRFTRPVVVPDDDSGAVVELGGTVAEVRDEDGVRIAVVDLKAIFDGRTVLGRARAEVVLPH, from the coding sequence ATGAGCGCCCCGTTGACACCCGGGTCCGCGGCCGCGGTGGCCAAGGGCGACGCTCTGCCCTCCTTCGAGGTGCGGCTGACCAGGGGTGATCTCGTCCGCTACGCGGGCGCGTCCGGCGATCTCAATCCGATCCACTGGAGCGACCGGGTCGCCGGCATCGCCGGACTGCCCGGTGTGATCGCACACGGGATGCTCTCGATGGCGCTGGCCGGGCGGGTGCTGACGGCCTGGACCGGTGATCCGGCGTCGGTGCGCAGCTACGGCACCCGGTTCACCCGGCCCGTGGTGGTGCCCGACGACGACTCCGGCGCCGTCGTCGAGCTCGGTGGCACGGTCGCCGAGGTGCGCGACGAGGACGGTGTGCGGATCGCCGTGGTCGATCTCAAGGCGATCTTCGACGGCCGGACGGTCCTCGGGCGGGCGCGCGCCGAGGTGGTCCTTCCGCACTGA
- a CDS encoding MaoC family dehydratase N-terminal domain-containing protein: MVDQSWVGRVLDPVGPYQVGREKIREFAVAIGDGDPLFHDVDAARAAGHPDLLAPPTFPVCFTMPVIEAFLKDPSFGWDYTRMVHGDQRISFHRPVRAGDELTTVVHVDELRTRAGNHMLTLRCEVSDAAGEPVVTTQSMLVSPAGDDT; the protein is encoded by the coding sequence GTGGTCGATCAGTCCTGGGTCGGGCGTGTGCTCGACCCGGTCGGGCCGTACCAGGTCGGCCGGGAGAAGATCCGCGAGTTCGCCGTCGCCATCGGTGACGGCGATCCGCTGTTTCACGACGTCGATGCGGCGCGTGCAGCCGGTCATCCGGACCTGCTCGCCCCGCCGACGTTCCCGGTCTGCTTCACGATGCCGGTGATCGAGGCCTTCCTGAAGGACCCGTCCTTCGGCTGGGACTACACCCGCATGGTGCACGGCGACCAGCGCATCTCCTTCCACCGGCCGGTCCGCGCCGGTGACGAGCTGACCACGGTCGTGCACGTCGACGAACTCCGCACCCGCGCGGGCAACCACATGCTGACACTGCGGTGCGAGGTGTCCGACGCAGCGGGTGAGCCGGTGGTGACCACGCAGTCGATGCTGGTCAGTCCGGCCGGAGACGACACATGA
- the rpmG gene encoding 50S ribosomal protein L33, with translation MAKATDVRPKITLACEECKHRNYITKKNRRNDPDRLEIKKFCRNCGTHRAHRETR, from the coding sequence ATGGCCAAGGCCACGGACGTGCGGCCGAAGATCACTCTGGCCTGCGAGGAGTGCAAGCACCGCAACTACATCACCAAGAAGAACCGGCGGAACGATCCCGACCGGCTCGAGATCAAGAAGTTCTGCCGGAACTGCGGGACCCACCGGGCGCACCGCGAGACCCGCTAG
- the rpsN gene encoding 30S ribosomal protein S14 — MATTGQIAKNERRKRIVARHAERRAELKAVLARPSSGEQEKAAAAAELRRQPRDASATRVRNRDSVDGRPRGHLRKFGVSRVRLRELAHDGSLPGVRKSSW, encoded by the coding sequence ATGGCCACCACCGGGCAGATCGCCAAGAACGAGCGACGCAAGCGGATCGTCGCGCGCCACGCCGAGCGTCGGGCCGAGCTGAAGGCCGTCCTCGCGCGGCCGTCGTCGGGCGAGCAGGAAAAGGCCGCCGCCGCGGCCGAGCTCCGCCGCCAGCCGCGCGACGCCAGCGCGACCCGGGTGCGCAACCGGGACTCGGTGGACGGGCGTCCACGCGGGCACCTGCGCAAGTTCGGGGTCTCGCGGGTCCGGCTGCGCGAGCTGGCGCACGACGGCTCGCTCCCCGGAGTCCGCAAGTCGAGCTGGTAG
- the rpmB gene encoding 50S ribosomal protein L28, which yields MSRRCDLTGREPGFGKNVSHSHRRTSRRFDPNVQQKRYWYPAGGRWVRLRLSAKGIKTVDRIGVDVAVERIRANGVRV from the coding sequence GTGTCCCGTCGTTGTGACCTGACCGGGCGCGAGCCCGGCTTCGGCAAGAACGTCTCGCACTCGCACCGCCGCACCAGCCGGCGGTTCGATCCCAACGTGCAGCAGAAGCGCTACTGGTACCCGGCCGGCGGTCGCTGGGTGCGGCTGCGGCTCTCCGCGAAGGGCATCAAGACGGTGGACCGGATCGGTGTCGACGTCGCCGTCGAGCGGATCCGGGCGAACGGGGTGCGTGTCTGA
- the rpsR gene encoding 30S ribosomal protein S18, with the protein MKLAKRTSAPKPTRSASLRTPRRKPNPLLARGIEHVDWKDAALLRTFISDRGKIRARRVTGLTGQQQRRVAVAIRNAREMALLPYPHAGR; encoded by the coding sequence ATGAAGCTCGCGAAACGAACGTCCGCCCCGAAGCCGACCCGCTCCGCGTCGCTGCGCACGCCGCGGCGCAAGCCCAATCCGCTGCTCGCCCGTGGTATCGAGCACGTGGACTGGAAGGACGCGGCACTGCTGCGCACGTTCATCTCCGACCGCGGCAAGATCCGCGCCCGCCGGGTCACCGGCCTGACCGGGCAGCAGCAGCGCCGGGTCGCCGTCGCGATCCGCAACGCGCGGGAGATGGCCCTGCTGCCCTACCCGCACGCGGGGCGGTGA
- the rpmG gene encoding 50S ribosomal protein L33: MAKTTDVRPIVKLRSTAGTGTTYVTRKNRRNDPDRLVLRKYDPRIRRHVEFKEER; the protein is encoded by the coding sequence ATGGCCAAGACGACGGACGTCCGGCCGATCGTCAAGCTGCGATCGACGGCCGGCACCGGCACGACGTACGTCACGCGTAAGAACCGCCGCAACGACCCGGACCGGCTGGTGCTGCGCAAGTACGACCCGAGGATCCGCAGGCACGTCGAGTTCAAGGAGGAGCGCTGA
- the mrf gene encoding ribosome hibernation factor-recruiting GTPase MRF, with protein MTELVVLCGTSHDGTERTIARMRELDPGLAVLHHDLRHLAQGRVHRRFRTGNRDEHTVLELAHGCVSCTIREDVLPTLAQLAGSVSRVVLHLDPRLEPEPVCWALGSVLFEPGGDTEPCLVTDLVDLRGVVTVLDPDSWLTDATGDATLPERGLSTLPEDERTVAQLAVGQAEFADVIVTTRALQGDDVADRRTAAVLDRLAPTAPRLLPSGGDHRLFCDGVGDESRRGVPGGVHDPLLRGTPPLDATDGVRTLLFSARRPFHPDRLHEAIDTLLDGVVRSRGRIWLATRPAAVLWLESAGGGMRIGHAGDWLDGADDQAWAEAGDQRRALAALAWHPRWGDRAQDLVVLCHDADPDEIDAVLRDALLSDAEIAAGEAAWAGLPDPFGWAHDEPCDDPVRNDPTVGIEREGES; from the coding sequence ATGACCGAGCTGGTGGTGTTGTGCGGCACGTCGCACGACGGGACGGAGCGGACGATCGCGCGGATGCGGGAGCTCGACCCGGGCCTGGCCGTGCTGCATCACGATCTGCGGCATCTCGCGCAGGGCCGGGTGCACCGGCGGTTCCGGACCGGGAACCGCGACGAGCACACCGTGCTGGAACTCGCCCACGGATGCGTGAGCTGCACCATTCGCGAGGACGTGCTGCCGACGCTGGCGCAGCTCGCCGGGTCGGTGTCCCGGGTCGTCCTGCACCTGGACCCGCGGCTGGAACCGGAGCCGGTCTGCTGGGCGCTCGGCTCGGTGCTGTTCGAGCCCGGCGGCGACACCGAGCCCTGCCTGGTCACCGACCTGGTCGATCTGCGTGGCGTGGTCACGGTGCTCGATCCGGACAGCTGGCTGACCGACGCCACCGGTGACGCGACGCTGCCCGAGCGCGGCCTGAGCACGCTGCCCGAGGACGAGCGCACCGTCGCCCAGCTCGCCGTCGGCCAGGCCGAGTTCGCCGACGTGATCGTGACCACCCGGGCGCTGCAGGGCGACGACGTCGCCGACCGGCGGACCGCGGCGGTGCTCGACCGGCTCGCCCCGACCGCCCCGCGGCTGCTCCCCTCCGGCGGCGACCACCGGCTGTTCTGCGACGGCGTCGGCGACGAGTCCCGGCGCGGGGTCCCCGGCGGGGTGCACGATCCGCTGCTGCGGGGCACGCCGCCGCTGGACGCCACCGACGGCGTCCGGACCCTGCTGTTCTCGGCCCGTCGCCCGTTCCATCCCGATCGGCTCCACGAGGCGATCGACACCCTGCTCGACGGGGTCGTGCGGAGCCGCGGCCGGATCTGGCTCGCCACCCGGCCGGCGGCCGTCCTGTGGCTGGAGAGCGCGGGCGGCGGGATGCGGATCGGGCACGCCGGGGACTGGCTGGACGGCGCGGACGACCAGGCATGGGCCGAAGCCGGTGATCAGCGGCGGGCGCTGGCTGCACTGGCCTGGCACCCGCGCTGGGGGGACCGCGCCCAGGATCTCGTCGTGCTCTGCCACGACGCCGATCCGGACGAGATCGACGCCGTGCTGCGCGACGCCCTGCTCTCCGACGCCGAGATCGCCGCCGGCGAGGCCGCCTGGGCCGGGCTGCCGGACCCGTTCGGCTGGGCGCACGACGAACCCTGCGACGACCCCGTCCGGAACGACCCGACCGTCGGGATCGAACGAGAAGGAGAGAGCTGA
- the rpmF gene encoding 50S ribosomal protein L32, which produces MAVPKRRMSRANTRHRRSQWKAQPPDLVPVTLAGKRHLVPHNLVAAYRRGLLPPPS; this is translated from the coding sequence ATGGCAGTCCCCAAGCGCCGGATGTCGCGCGCGAACACCCGGCACCGCCGCTCGCAGTGGAAGGCACAGCCGCCGGACCTGGTGCCGGTCACCCTGGCGGGCAAGCGGCATCTGGTCCCGCACAACCTGGTCGCGGCCTACCGCCGCGGGTTGCTGCCGCCGCCCTCCTGA
- a CDS encoding AAA family ATPase → MAGPVAFPPGPGEVAPGPGPALLGRVAELGRLQAELAGAVEGRAGAVLLAGDAGIGKSRLAGELATAASAAGITVVVGRCLDTGPAPLPYLPFSEVLAGLPVSGRELLTDRPALRGLVPGSGPPPEDVAADRELDRLAVFDGVAGALRAAAAQAPVLVVLEDLHWADRSSRELLSYLLARLGSQRLLVLATYRSDDLHRRHPLRRTLAELVRLPAVRGWSWARSRRPTCWRWSGTTRPRWRVRCPRRPCTGSPIAAAAMRSSPRRWSRPVAPSSPRHSPTSC, encoded by the coding sequence GTGGCCGGACCGGTGGCATTCCCGCCGGGGCCCGGCGAGGTGGCGCCGGGCCCCGGTCCGGCGCTGCTCGGCCGGGTGGCCGAGCTGGGGCGGCTGCAGGCCGAGCTGGCGGGCGCGGTCGAGGGCCGGGCCGGCGCCGTCCTGCTCGCCGGTGACGCGGGGATCGGCAAGTCCCGGCTCGCCGGGGAGCTCGCGACCGCGGCGTCCGCGGCCGGGATCACCGTGGTCGTCGGCCGCTGCCTGGACACCGGCCCCGCGCCCTTGCCCTACCTCCCGTTCTCCGAGGTGCTCGCCGGGCTTCCGGTCAGCGGCCGGGAGCTGCTGACCGACCGGCCGGCGCTGCGCGGGTTGGTGCCCGGCAGTGGCCCACCGCCCGAGGATGTCGCGGCCGACCGGGAACTCGATCGGCTGGCCGTCTTCGACGGTGTGGCCGGGGCACTGCGGGCCGCCGCGGCGCAGGCGCCGGTGCTCGTGGTGCTGGAGGATCTGCACTGGGCCGACCGGTCCAGCCGCGAGCTGCTCAGCTACCTGCTCGCACGGCTCGGCTCGCAGCGACTGCTCGTGCTCGCCACCTATCGGTCGGACGATCTGCACCGCAGGCACCCGCTCCGGCGCACCCTGGCCGAGCTGGTCCGGCTGCCCGCGGTGCGCGGCTGGAGCTGGGCCCGCTCCCGGCGGCCGACGTGCTGGCGCTGGTCCGGCACCACGCGTCCACGGTGGCGAGTCCGCTGCCCGAGGAGACCCTGCACCGGATCGCCGATCGCAGCGGCGGCAATGCGTTCTTCGCCGAGGAGATGGTCGCGGCCGGTCGCGCCGAGCTCCCCGAGGCACTCGCCGACGTCCTGCTGA
- a CDS encoding helix-turn-helix transcriptional regulator: MADRSGGNAFFAEEMVAAGRAELPEALADVLLTRLDQLSDQARVVLQVASLAERRIPHDLLRDAAELSADELAAGLREAVSHHVLVPVRTDDQDAYAFRHALLREAVHDDLLPGERVRRHARLAELLAARGDEPGTAADLARHAVAAHDLPRALAASVLAAREAQRRHGPAEALVHIERALELWPAVPDPVRVAGVAESVLLRDAAWVAGAAGDPERATALGALAVRVADEREGPSARADTRIRYAMRLLDRGTGVEEAIGATETAIGLLAGTPPGPDLAWAHAVLARTLVNADRPEPAWPHARTALEVVGGTDRAALTGPERRDLLAAHADALITLAFCAQVEGDPAGARELLAQAAELAAAAGSRTVELRTVWTRGVSLLEEGLLDAAAAEFDDGSRRAAGYGLSWVGYGLDFQVVQARVEFQRGGWDAVTRITHGIDPTVPVQVTGVLAAAGALVTVARGELDDAERLLELLAAEPPPHDQIPMLLGMVGVEAACLRDDPGLAARRARAAIDEVARELPSHLGQIALCALGAGAQADLAVAARAEGKPDSTFREAAAELLTLAEQVTGTGLPRGTTIGPEGRAWLGRARAEVGRAAGSSDPAAWTAVVDTFAGYGDDYRAAQARLRRAAALLDRAVGAGRGPAAGAADRRAAAEDLAVAAGTAQRLGAAPLASAVAELAGRAGEGVPSGGPARPSPFTPREHAVLEQVAHGLTNRAIGERLFISEKTVSVHLSRVMAKLGASGRTEAVSLAHARGLIGRLPDQVTRATE, encoded by the coding sequence ATCGCCGATCGCAGCGGCGGCAATGCGTTCTTCGCCGAGGAGATGGTCGCGGCCGGTCGCGCCGAGCTCCCCGAGGCACTCGCCGACGTCCTGCTGACCCGGCTGGACCAGCTCTCCGATCAGGCCAGGGTGGTGCTGCAGGTGGCGTCGCTGGCCGAGCGGCGGATCCCCCACGATCTCCTGCGCGACGCCGCGGAGCTGTCCGCCGACGAGCTCGCAGCCGGGCTGCGCGAAGCGGTCTCACACCACGTCCTGGTGCCGGTGCGGACCGACGACCAGGATGCCTACGCCTTCCGGCACGCGCTGCTGCGGGAGGCGGTCCACGACGATCTGCTCCCGGGCGAGCGGGTCCGCCGGCACGCCCGGCTCGCCGAGCTGCTGGCCGCCCGCGGCGACGAGCCGGGCACCGCGGCGGACCTGGCCCGGCACGCGGTCGCCGCGCACGACCTGCCGCGCGCGCTCGCCGCGTCGGTGCTCGCCGCGCGCGAGGCACAGCGGCGGCACGGCCCGGCCGAGGCGCTCGTACACATCGAGCGGGCCCTCGAGCTGTGGCCCGCGGTACCCGATCCGGTGCGGGTGGCCGGGGTCGCCGAGAGCGTGTTGCTGCGCGATGCGGCCTGGGTCGCCGGCGCCGCAGGGGATCCCGAACGGGCGACCGCGCTCGGGGCACTCGCCGTCCGGGTCGCCGACGAGCGCGAGGGCCCGTCGGCCCGGGCCGACACCCGCATCCGGTACGCGATGCGCCTGCTCGACCGCGGTACCGGTGTGGAGGAGGCGATCGGCGCCACCGAGACCGCGATCGGGCTGCTGGCGGGCACACCGCCGGGCCCCGATCTCGCCTGGGCCCACGCGGTCCTCGCCCGCACACTTGTCAATGCGGACCGGCCGGAACCGGCCTGGCCGCACGCGCGCACCGCGCTGGAGGTGGTCGGTGGCACCGACCGCGCCGCGCTGACCGGTCCGGAGCGCCGGGACCTGCTGGCGGCGCACGCCGACGCACTGATCACGCTGGCCTTCTGCGCCCAGGTGGAGGGCGACCCCGCCGGCGCCCGGGAGCTGCTGGCCCAGGCCGCCGAGCTGGCCGCGGCGGCTGGTAGCCGGACCGTCGAGCTGCGGACGGTGTGGACCCGCGGGGTGTCGCTGCTGGAGGAGGGCCTGCTCGACGCCGCCGCGGCCGAGTTCGACGACGGCAGCCGGCGCGCCGCCGGGTACGGCCTGTCCTGGGTCGGGTACGGCCTGGATTTCCAGGTCGTGCAAGCCCGGGTGGAGTTCCAGCGCGGCGGCTGGGACGCCGTCACCCGGATCACCCACGGGATCGACCCGACCGTCCCGGTGCAGGTCACCGGCGTGCTGGCGGCGGCAGGGGCGCTGGTGACCGTGGCCCGCGGCGAGCTCGACGATGCCGAGCGGCTGCTGGAGCTCCTCGCCGCCGAGCCGCCGCCGCACGACCAGATCCCGATGCTGCTCGGGATGGTCGGGGTGGAGGCGGCCTGCCTGCGCGACGATCCCGGGCTCGCCGCGCGGCGGGCCCGGGCCGCGATCGACGAGGTGGCGCGGGAGCTCCCGAGCCACCTCGGCCAGATCGCGCTCTGCGCACTCGGCGCGGGTGCCCAGGCCGATCTCGCCGTCGCGGCCCGCGCCGAGGGGAAACCAGACTCCACCTTCCGGGAGGCCGCCGCCGAACTGCTGACGCTCGCCGAGCAGGTCACCGGAACCGGGCTGCCACGCGGCACCACGATCGGCCCGGAGGGCCGGGCCTGGCTCGGCCGGGCCCGGGCCGAGGTCGGCCGGGCGGCGGGCAGCTCCGACCCGGCCGCGTGGACCGCGGTCGTCGACACCTTCGCGGGCTACGGCGACGACTACCGGGCCGCGCAGGCACGCCTGCGGCGGGCGGCGGCTCTCCTGGACCGCGCGGTCGGCGCCGGTCGCGGCCCGGCGGCGGGCGCCGCCGACCGCCGCGCCGCGGCTGAGGATCTGGCGGTCGCGGCAGGCACCGCGCAGCGGCTCGGTGCGGCGCCGCTGGCATCGGCGGTCGCCGAGCTGGCCGGCCGGGCCGGTGAGGGCGTGCCCTCCGGCGGGCCGGCGCGGCCGTCCCCGTTCACGCCGCGCGAGCATGCGGTGCTCGAACAGGTCGCGCACGGGCTCACCAACCGGGCGATCGGCGAGCGGCTGTTCATCAGCGAGAAGACGGTCAGCGTCCACCTGTCCCGGGTGATGGCGAAACTCGGCGCGTCCGGGCGCACCGAGGCGGTGTCGCTGGCGCACGCACGCGGCCTGATCGGTCGTCTCCCGGACCAGGTGACCCGCGCAACGGAGTGA
- the tenA gene encoding thiaminase II: MAHRTRDLLWSDVETIHAKILAHPFVTGLTDGSLPHDAFRHYIIQDAHYLRGYAKALTVCAAKAPDDDDTVMFAEHAAGAIAAERELHTDLLDGLGLTSEQARSTPVAPATSAYVSYILAAAHGGSYAEGVAAVLPCYWIYAKVGEHLVGAGSPDPLYQRWIDMYAGEEFRAVVDAVLDATDRIGATVSDTELGRMRAHFTTTSRYEWMFWDGAHRQETWPV; encoded by the coding sequence ATGGCGCACCGCACACGTGACCTGCTCTGGTCGGACGTCGAGACCATCCACGCGAAGATCCTCGCCCACCCGTTCGTCACCGGGCTGACCGACGGCTCGCTGCCGCACGACGCGTTCCGGCACTACATCATCCAGGACGCGCACTACCTGCGCGGCTACGCGAAGGCCCTCACGGTGTGTGCGGCGAAGGCCCCGGACGACGACGACACCGTCATGTTCGCCGAACACGCCGCCGGCGCGATCGCCGCCGAACGCGAGCTGCACACCGATCTGCTCGACGGCCTCGGCCTGACCTCCGAGCAGGCCAGGTCGACACCGGTCGCGCCGGCCACCAGCGCCTACGTCAGCTACATCCTCGCGGCGGCGCACGGCGGCTCGTACGCCGAGGGCGTCGCCGCCGTCCTGCCCTGCTACTGGATCTACGCGAAGGTCGGCGAGCACCTGGTCGGTGCCGGCTCTCCGGACCCGCTCTACCAGCGCTGGATCGACATGTACGCGGGCGAGGAGTTCCGGGCCGTCGTCGACGCCGTGCTGGACGCGACCGACCGGATCGGCGCGACGGTCTCGGACACCGAGCTGGGCCGGATGCGGGCGCACTTCACGACGACCTCGCGCTACGAGTGGATGTTCTGGGACGGCGCCCACCGCCAGGAGACCTGGCCGGTGTGA
- a CDS encoding phage holin family protein, producing MKPASPALAFAIQTVVVAASLWVATVLVSGIDVAAGSTGARVGTLLGVALLFGVVNAVVKPIVATIGCPLYIITLGLFGLIVNALMFMLTGWLSGVLNLPFVVDGFWAAFWGAIIVAIVSFFLNLVVPDRFDRR from the coding sequence ATGAAACCGGCATCCCCCGCGCTCGCGTTCGCCATCCAGACGGTGGTCGTCGCGGCTTCGCTCTGGGTCGCGACCGTGCTGGTCAGCGGGATCGACGTGGCGGCCGGCTCGACCGGCGCCCGGGTCGGGACGCTGCTCGGCGTGGCGCTGCTGTTCGGCGTGGTGAACGCGGTGGTCAAGCCGATCGTGGCGACGATCGGCTGCCCCCTCTACATCATCACCCTGGGCCTGTTCGGGCTGATCGTGAACGCGCTGATGTTCATGCTGACCGGCTGGCTGTCCGGGGTGCTGAACCTGCCGTTCGTCGTCGACGGGTTCTGGGCGGCCTTCTGGGGCGCCATCATCGTCGCGATCGTCTCGTTCTTCCTGAACCTGGTGGTCCCGGACCGCTTCGACCGGCGCTGA
- a CDS encoding serine hydrolase domain-containing protein: protein MTVPKIEADPAEVGLDATRLARIDTHFRRYVDEGKLPGWTIAVARGDRLVHLSHHGRRDVEAGLPVTDDTIWRIYSMTKPITSVAALMLWERGALELTDPVSRYIPAFAEQRVYRGGSALNPGTDAAREPVRVHHLLTHTAGLTYGFHHAHPVDEMYRSKGYEFGAPEGVDLATAAEQFASFPLLFQPGTEWNYSVATDVLGRVVEVASGQRLDEFLRTEILDPLGMSDTTFSVAPDSPEAARLAALYNARPGGGLVVNKVLARAATREPTYLSGGGGLLSTAGDYLRFARMLARGGELDGVRIIGPRTLARATRNHLPGGQDLETVGRPIFSESAFAGVGFGLGFSVVIDGPAGKQLANEGTFAWGGLASTAFWVDPVDDVVALFFTQLVPSSTYPIRSQLQTLVQQAVID from the coding sequence GTGACGGTTCCGAAGATCGAGGCGGATCCGGCGGAGGTCGGGCTGGACGCGACCCGGCTCGCCAGGATCGACACACACTTCCGCCGCTATGTCGACGAGGGCAAGCTCCCCGGCTGGACCATCGCGGTGGCCAGGGGGGACCGGCTGGTGCACCTGTCGCACCACGGCCGCCGCGACGTCGAGGCCGGGCTCCCGGTCACCGACGACACGATCTGGCGCATCTACTCGATGACCAAGCCGATCACGTCGGTCGCGGCCCTGATGCTCTGGGAGCGGGGCGCGCTCGAGCTCACCGATCCGGTGTCCCGCTACATCCCGGCGTTCGCCGAGCAGCGGGTCTACCGCGGCGGCTCCGCCCTGAACCCGGGTACCGACGCGGCCCGGGAGCCGGTCCGCGTGCACCACCTGCTGACCCACACCGCCGGGCTCACCTACGGCTTCCACCACGCGCACCCGGTGGACGAGATGTATCGGTCCAAGGGCTACGAGTTCGGGGCACCGGAAGGCGTCGACCTGGCGACGGCGGCCGAGCAGTTCGCGTCGTTCCCGCTGTTGTTCCAGCCCGGCACCGAGTGGAACTACTCGGTGGCGACCGACGTGCTCGGCCGGGTCGTCGAGGTCGCCTCCGGGCAGCGGCTCGACGAGTTCCTGCGCACCGAGATCCTCGATCCGCTCGGGATGAGCGACACGACGTTCTCGGTGGCGCCGGACTCGCCGGAGGCCGCGCGCCTCGCCGCCCTCTACAACGCCCGTCCGGGCGGCGGGCTGGTCGTCAACAAGGTGCTCGCGCGGGCGGCGACCCGCGAACCGACCTACCTGTCCGGTGGCGGCGGGCTGCTCTCCACCGCGGGGGACTACCTCCGGTTCGCCCGGATGCTCGCCCGCGGTGGCGAGCTCGACGGCGTCCGGATCATCGGGCCGCGGACGCTGGCCCGTGCCACCCGCAACCACCTGCCCGGCGGCCAGGACCTGGAGACCGTCGGGCGGCCGATCTTCTCCGAGTCGGCGTTCGCCGGTGTCGGGTTCGGCCTCGGCTTCTCGGTCGTGATCGACGGCCCGGCCGGCAAGCAGCTCGCCAACGAGGGCACGTTCGCCTGGGGCGGGCTCGCCTCGACGGCGTTCTGGGTGGACCCGGTCGATGACGTCGTCGCACTGTTCTTCACCCAGCTGGTCCCGTCCAGCACCTACCCGATCCGATCCCAGCTCCAGACGCTGGTCCAGCAGGCGGTGATCGACTGA
- a CDS encoding class I SAM-dependent methyltransferase, giving the protein MTQRRQPRLGAIESTSLPAAHARARDARRRRPVAADPAAAGLADDLDLGAAPGRTDALCTLLRAAVLDHWVRDFVHRHPAGTVVELGPGLDSRAGRLGTTGPAHWIDVELPEVADLRRELLPGPAHLVAGSALDEDWLELAGELPGPYLVVSDQVLSLLPEQGVQRIVFTAARMLPGAELVTDVLSRTAAGRLGSGPLRELEVDWTCEDPRELEPWGLRLLDACGVGDPPAGVAGRLPRATRALATALRAAPAMRGQRLAHYEILPG; this is encoded by the coding sequence GTGACGCAACGACGCCAGCCGCGGTTGGGGGCGATCGAGTCGACGTCGCTTCCGGCCGCGCACGCCCGCGCCCGCGACGCCCGCCGGCGCCGCCCGGTGGCGGCGGATCCGGCGGCCGCGGGACTGGCCGACGATCTTGATCTCGGGGCCGCGCCGGGCCGCACCGACGCGCTGTGCACGCTGCTGCGTGCGGCGGTGCTCGACCACTGGGTCCGGGATTTCGTGCACCGGCACCCGGCGGGGACGGTGGTGGAGCTCGGCCCGGGGCTGGACTCCCGGGCGGGCCGGCTCGGCACCACCGGCCCGGCGCACTGGATCGACGTGGAGCTGCCCGAGGTCGCGGACCTGCGGCGCGAGCTGCTGCCGGGCCCGGCGCACCTGGTGGCCGGATCGGCGCTCGACGAGGACTGGCTGGAGCTGGCGGGGGAGCTGCCGGGGCCGTACCTGGTGGTGTCCGACCAGGTCCTGTCCCTGCTCCCGGAACAGGGTGTGCAGCGGATCGTGTTCACCGCGGCCCGGATGCTGCCCGGTGCGGAACTGGTCACCGACGTGCTGTCCCGGACCGCGGCCGGGCGGCTGGGCAGCGGGCCGCTGCGCGAGCTGGAGGTGGACTGGACCTGCGAGGACCCGCGCGAGCTGGAGCCGTGGGGCCTGCGCCTGCTCGACGCCTGCGGGGTGGGGGACCCGCCCGCCGGTGTCGCCGGGCGGCTGCCGCGAGCCACCCGGGCGCTCGCGACCGCGCTGCGTGCCGCACCGGCGATGCGCGGGCAGCGGCTGGCCCACTACGAGATCCTGCCCGGCTGA